A genomic segment from Gemmatimonadota bacterium encodes:
- a CDS encoding type II toxin-antitoxin system PemK/MazF family toxin, which yields MNAIGITSQKSGSWRLTTTRIRSTMTYEFGDIVLIRFPQSGIDEHKQRPALVVLDIGDADVVVVPITSRERSGRGDIKLKNWSECGLLRASWVRLAKVTCLEKIYISRSLGRVTHDDEIQLKASWETLYSL from the coding sequence ATGAACGCGATTGGTATCACCTCTCAAAAGAGCGGTTCCTGGCGGCTTACGACGACTCGGATAAGATCTACGATGACTTATGAGTTCGGGGATATCGTGTTGATTAGATTTCCTCAGTCTGGAATAGATGAGCACAAACAACGACCTGCTCTGGTTGTATTAGACATTGGTGACGCGGATGTCGTGGTGGTACCTATAACGTCTCGAGAACGTTCGGGCAGAGGTGATATTAAATTGAAAAATTGGTCTGAGTGCGGGTTGCTGAGGGCATCATGGGTGAGGCTGGCGAAAGTTACATGTTTGGAGAAAATTTATATCTCTCGTTCTTTGGGACGAGTGACACATGATGATGAAATACAACTGAAAGCATCTTGGGAAACACTGTATTCATTGTGA